One Thiocapsa bogorovii DNA segment encodes these proteins:
- the pstA gene encoding phosphate ABC transporter permease PstA, translated as MSDIDLTSRPQDIQRLSLERRPFELRALTSGILTGLTWGIAILGSIPLFSVIIMLVTQGGARLDIEALTSLPPAGFEMGGGFANAIIGTLVMVAIATAISVPIGLLAAIYLAILDPHSPLAGTARFVAKTLTGFPSILAGVFTYAVLVINFGYSAVAGGVALAVLMLPTVVLAAEESMKQVPQKMTDAAFGMGCTRSQVIWKVVLPTGLPGILTGIMLAVAGAAGESAPLLFTALFSNYFMSELMEPTASLSILIYNFSAMPFDNQIELAWAASLVLVLIVLVFNILARLIGQSKV; from the coding sequence ATGAGCGACATCGACTTGACATCCCGGCCGCAGGACATACAGCGGTTGAGCCTGGAGCGCCGACCTTTCGAGCTGCGGGCACTCACCAGCGGAATCCTGACGGGCCTGACCTGGGGCATCGCCATCCTTGGCAGCATCCCGCTCTTCTCGGTCATCATTATGCTGGTGACCCAGGGCGGCGCCCGCCTGGACATCGAGGCGTTGACCTCGCTGCCGCCGGCCGGCTTCGAGATGGGCGGCGGTTTCGCAAACGCCATCATCGGCACCTTGGTGATGGTCGCCATCGCGACCGCGATCAGCGTCCCGATCGGTCTGCTCGCGGCCATCTATCTTGCGATCCTCGATCCCCACAGCCCGTTGGCGGGAACGGCGCGCTTCGTGGCGAAGACCCTGACCGGCTTCCCGTCGATCCTGGCGGGTGTCTTCACCTACGCGGTGTTGGTCATCAACTTCGGCTACTCGGCGGTCGCCGGCGGTGTGGCACTTGCGGTCCTCATGCTGCCGACAGTCGTGCTGGCCGCCGAGGAGTCCATGAAGCAGGTGCCGCAGAAGATGACCGATGCCGCCTTCGGGATGGGCTGCACCCGCAGTCAGGTGATCTGGAAGGTGGTGCTGCCGACCGGCCTGCCCGGCATCCTGACCGGCATCATGCTTGCGGTTGCCGGTGCAGCGGGCGAGTCCGCTCCGCTGCTCTTCACGGCACTCTTCAGCAACTACTTCATGTCCGAGCTGATGGAGCCGACCGCCTCGCTGTCCATCCTCATCTACAACTTCTCGGCCATGCCGTTCGACAACCAGATCGAGCTCGCCTGGGCCGCATCCCTGGTGCTGGTCCTGATCGTCCTTGTCTTCAATATCCTGGCGCGCCTCATCGGGCAGTCCAAGGTGTAA
- a CDS encoding YibE/F family protein produces the protein MSRIGREWLFAAVIAVVCILLFNLDLAPPGPPAERGLHARGLIVDVDNSRVRTNLIIKTEAQVLSVRLLDGPAKGEEIAVTNMLTGKLELDEFYETGSVILVEYDLLDGQPAHGMARGHYRLQMQLLLIGCFVALLIGVAGVTGLKAALSFVFAALVLWKLYFPLLLLGYPPIPTGLAVVAVLTGVVTFSVGGLTRRGIATFSGSMLGVLLTCGLAVWFAHAFNLHGAIRPFAESLLYSGYYELRLTDIFIASVFIASSGAVMDLAMDIAASMEEIKLSQPDIGVLEHIASGLRVGRAVIGTMTTTLLLAYSSSHICMFLLFMAKGLPAENILNAPFVAAETLNILVGSFGLITVAPFTALIAGLLYQTKLGPAKLGLASWIRLVSRNETA, from the coding sequence GTGTCGAGAATAGGTCGCGAATGGCTCTTTGCCGCGGTCATCGCCGTCGTCTGCATCCTCCTGTTCAACCTGGATTTGGCACCGCCAGGCCCGCCGGCCGAGCGCGGACTTCATGCGCGTGGACTGATCGTCGACGTCGACAACAGTCGCGTCCGCACGAACCTCATCATCAAGACCGAGGCCCAGGTCTTGTCCGTCCGATTGCTCGACGGACCGGCCAAAGGCGAGGAGATCGCCGTCACCAACATGCTCACCGGCAAGCTGGAACTCGACGAATTCTACGAAACGGGCTCGGTCATCCTGGTCGAATACGATCTCCTCGACGGGCAGCCGGCCCACGGCATGGCCCGCGGTCACTATCGACTACAGATGCAGTTGCTGCTCATCGGCTGCTTCGTGGCTCTGCTGATCGGAGTTGCCGGGGTCACCGGACTGAAGGCCGCACTCTCCTTTGTCTTTGCGGCACTGGTTCTCTGGAAGCTCTATTTCCCGCTTCTGCTCCTCGGCTATCCGCCGATCCCGACCGGTCTTGCTGTGGTCGCCGTCTTGACCGGCGTCGTGACCTTCTCGGTCGGCGGACTGACCAGACGCGGCATCGCGACCTTTTCGGGATCCATGCTCGGCGTCTTGCTGACCTGCGGCCTCGCCGTCTGGTTCGCGCATGCATTCAACCTGCACGGCGCCATCCGCCCCTTCGCAGAGTCGCTTCTCTACTCGGGCTATTACGAGTTGCGACTCACCGATATCTTCATCGCCAGTGTCTTCATCGCCTCATCGGGCGCGGTCATGGATTTGGCGATGGACATCGCCGCAAGCATGGAGGAGATCAAGCTGAGTCAACCGGATATCGGCGTGTTGGAGCATATCGCGTCGGGGCTGCGCGTCGGTCGCGCAGTCATCGGTACCATGACGACCACGCTGCTGCTCGCCTATTCGAGCAGTCACATCTGCATGTTCCTGCTCTTCATGGCCAAAGGCCTGCCGGCGGAGAACATCCTCAACGCGCCCTTCGTCGCCGCCGAGACACTCAACATCCTGGTCGGTAGCTTCGGGCTCATCACGGTCGCTCCCTTCACCGCCTTGATTGCCGGGCTGCTTTATCAAACGAAGCTCGGGCCGGCAAAGCTCGGGCTGGCGAGTTGGATCCGGCTGGTCTCCCGAAACGAAACGGCCTGA
- the pstC gene encoding phosphate ABC transporter permease subunit PstC, whose protein sequence is MALNPFEHADSASSVSGPPSGSDYLADSVFRIIALSCAALIILLILFILWEIGGLALPAMAQHGLSFVSGTTWNVGTQEFGVLPEIWGTLYSSFLALILGGTFGVAIAIFLTQDFIHARLAAVFRTIVELLAAIPSVVYGLWGIYVVIPMLRPVAEWLHSELGFVPIFGTELSGPGMAPAALVLAIMILPTVAAITVDAFRRIPYKVKEAAYGMGTTRWEAILKVMLPTASSGILAALVLGFGRALGETMALAMLIGNSNQINLSLFAPANTLASLLASSFPEAGQIEVQALMYAAVVLLLITLVVNVVGLGIQQYTVRKFEGKA, encoded by the coding sequence ATGGCCCTGAATCCATTCGAGCATGCCGACTCGGCAAGCAGCGTTTCCGGACCACCCTCCGGGAGCGATTACCTCGCCGACTCAGTCTTTCGCATCATCGCGCTGTCTTGTGCGGCGCTCATCATCCTCCTGATTCTCTTCATCCTCTGGGAGATCGGTGGCCTGGCATTGCCGGCCATGGCGCAGCACGGATTGAGCTTCGTCTCGGGGACGACCTGGAATGTCGGCACTCAGGAATTCGGCGTCCTGCCCGAGATCTGGGGAACGCTCTACAGCTCCTTTTTGGCGCTGATCCTAGGCGGAACCTTCGGCGTTGCGATCGCCATCTTCCTGACCCAGGACTTCATCCACGCCCGCCTCGCCGCGGTCTTTCGGACCATCGTCGAGTTGTTGGCCGCGATTCCTTCCGTGGTTTACGGTCTCTGGGGCATCTATGTCGTCATCCCGATGCTGCGCCCCGTCGCCGAATGGCTGCATAGCGAGCTCGGTTTTGTCCCGATCTTCGGGACCGAGCTGAGCGGTCCCGGCATGGCGCCCGCGGCCTTGGTGCTCGCCATCATGATCCTGCCGACGGTCGCCGCCATCACGGTCGATGCCTTCCGGCGCATCCCCTACAAGGTCAAGGAAGCGGCCTACGGGATGGGCACGACTCGCTGGGAAGCCATTCTCAAGGTGATGTTGCCGACCGCCTCCTCCGGGATCCTGGCGGCGTTGGTTCTGGGTTTCGGACGCGCGCTCGGCGAGACCATGGCCCTGGCGATGCTCATCGGCAACAGCAACCAGATCAACCTGTCGCTGTTCGCCCCGGCGAACACGCTGGCCTCTCTCCTGGCCTCGAGCTTCCCGGAGGCCGGCCAGATCGAGGTCCAGGCGCTCATGTATGCCGCCGTGGTGCTCCTCTTGATCACACTGGTCGTCAACGTTGTCGGGCTGGGCATCCAGCAATACACCGTTCGCAAGTTCGAGGGCAAGGCATGA
- the pstS gene encoding phosphate ABC transporter substrate-binding protein PstS, whose protein sequence is MTRFLGVTRAVSALFVSVLLAACGGESTESTESTADSPTGLHITGAGATFPEPLYQEWIGRYNAEQSDARFSYEGVGSGEGVKRFIAETVDFGASDSAMTDEQMAQVSRGARLIPVTAGMVVLAYNLPGIDGELRLPRDVYVDIFKGRIWKWDDPRIVAANPDLGLPSKLIQTVVRGDSSGTTFVFTNHLGTIKPAWRNEGPGVGTLLDWPGGAMTGTGNEGVAHKIKISHGSIGYVEYFFAKRLGLPMATLQNQAGNFVKPDAASGRRTLEAAAAERMPENLRLFVPDPDAPDAYPIVSLSWLLLYGAYPEPEKAAALKAAVTWALNEGQPIAEALGYIPLPTNIVSAATRALDTIR, encoded by the coding sequence ATGACGAGGTTTCTTGGGGTCACACGCGCCGTTTCGGCGCTCTTTGTTTCGGTCCTGTTGGCGGCGTGCGGCGGGGAGTCGACGGAATCTACGGAATCGACGGCGGATTCCCCGACCGGGCTGCACATCACGGGGGCCGGCGCAACCTTCCCCGAGCCGCTCTACCAGGAGTGGATCGGCCGTTACAACGCGGAGCAATCCGACGCGCGTTTCAGCTATGAAGGCGTGGGCAGCGGCGAGGGCGTCAAACGCTTCATCGCCGAGACGGTCGATTTCGGTGCCAGCGACTCGGCGATGACGGACGAGCAGATGGCTCAGGTGAGCCGCGGCGCCAGGCTGATCCCGGTGACTGCCGGCATGGTGGTGCTCGCCTACAACCTGCCCGGGATCGACGGGGAGCTGCGTCTGCCTCGGGACGTCTACGTCGACATCTTCAAGGGCAGGATCTGGAAGTGGGACGATCCGCGGATCGTCGCAGCCAATCCGGATCTCGGGCTGCCGTCGAAACTCATCCAGACCGTCGTGCGTGGCGACAGCTCCGGCACCACCTTCGTCTTCACCAACCATCTGGGCACCATCAAACCGGCTTGGCGCAATGAGGGGCCTGGGGTCGGAACCCTGCTCGATTGGCCGGGCGGCGCCATGACGGGTACCGGCAACGAGGGGGTCGCGCACAAGATCAAGATCAGCCATGGCTCGATCGGCTACGTCGAATACTTCTTTGCAAAGCGCCTGGGACTGCCGATGGCGACCCTGCAGAATCAGGCCGGCAATTTCGTCAAGCCGGATGCCGCGAGCGGGCGGCGCACACTCGAAGCGGCAGCGGCGGAGCGCATGCCCGAGAACCTGCGGCTCTTCGTTCCCGATCCGGATGCGCCGGATGCCTACCCCATCGTCAGTCTGTCTTGGCTCTTGCTCTATGGCGCCTATCCGGAGCCCGAGAAGGCGGCGGCGCTGAAGGCTGCCGTGACCTGGGCCCTGAACGAGGGACAGCCGATCGCCGAGGCATTGGGCTACATTCCGCTTCCGACCAACATCGTCTCCGCAGCGACACGCGCCCTCGATACGATCCGCTAG
- a CDS encoding aminodeoxychorismate lyase, which translates to MSQVLFSFFRYPIRQVPGALLLMGFQRLLAGRDRPAGVVRLMGCGSGDGFSVVPDLRAYCLMRVLANPNDEARLRRSRFYRAVAESSSDQLHFSLAPLSGRGTWDGEAVFDYRGASSTDRPLAVLTHARVTPGRAIDFWRSVPGIRSQLRETPGCPYHIGFGEDPLLTLATFSVWDAPASMQAFAYRNTPHHRAGRASRQEDWLSESMFVRFAVERVEGHLERYPRLAAILGSRARHPQHPDRSVESRTQ; encoded by the coding sequence ATGAGCCAAGTCCTGTTCAGCTTCTTTCGCTATCCGATTCGGCAGGTTCCTGGCGCCCTGCTCCTGATGGGGTTTCAGCGCCTGCTCGCCGGCCGCGACAGGCCCGCCGGCGTTGTCCGGCTGATGGGCTGCGGCAGCGGTGACGGATTCTCGGTGGTTCCGGATCTGCGTGCCTATTGCCTGATGCGCGTACTCGCGAATCCGAACGACGAGGCACGTCTGCGCCGGAGCCGGTTCTACCGCGCGGTCGCCGAGTCGAGCAGCGATCAGCTTCACTTCTCGCTGGCGCCCCTTTCCGGGCGCGGAACCTGGGACGGCGAGGCCGTGTTCGACTATCGGGGGGCATCGTCGACGGACCGGCCGCTGGCGGTCCTGACCCACGCCCGGGTCACGCCGGGGCGGGCGATCGACTTTTGGCGGAGCGTCCCGGGAATCCGCAGCCAGTTGCGCGAGACCCCGGGCTGCCCCTATCACATCGGATTCGGGGAGGATCCGCTGCTGACGCTGGCGACATTCAGTGTCTGGGACGCTCCCGCGAGCATGCAGGCGTTCGCCTATCGGAACACCCCGCATCATCGCGCAGGCCGCGCGTCACGGCAGGAGGACTGGTTGAGCGAGTCGATGTTCGTACGCTTCGCCGTCGAGCGTGTCGAGGGCCATCTCGAGCGTTATCCCCGCCTCGCGGCGATCCTGGGGTCGCGAGCGCGCCACCCGCAGCATCCCGACAGATCAGTGGAATCTCGGACACAGTGA
- the pstS gene encoding phosphate ABC transporter substrate-binding protein PstS, with product MQISSLLKTVAIAGGLSAAAFSPAVFADVKLMGSGASFPAPIYAKWFKDFSAANKGVRVDYQSKGSGAGIQDFVNQVVDFAGSDAAMSDEEIAQAKSGVVLLPMTAGEVVLTYNLDGVEELKLPRDVYPAIFSGEITKWNDPKITAANPGVELPDDDITVVVRSDSSGTTYVFSGHLSAVSESFKTTIGQGKSPQWPKSTTFVKAPKNDGVTATVKQTPGAIGYVEYGFAKLTKAPSAILENQDGKFVAAGAESGAAALATAEFPAGNLPGSEVPDLRAWIMDPAGDEAYPIVSYTWLIFPETQDAEKAQVARDLVEYCLTEGQKSADSMGYIPLPANVVEKVREVSALIQ from the coding sequence ATGCAAATCTCATCTCTACTCAAGACAGTCGCGATCGCCGGGGGCCTTTCGGCCGCCGCCTTCTCGCCCGCCGTCTTTGCCGACGTCAAGCTCATGGGCTCGGGCGCGAGCTTTCCGGCACCCATCTACGCCAAATGGTTCAAGGATTTCAGTGCCGCGAACAAGGGCGTGCGGGTCGACTACCAGTCCAAGGGCAGCGGCGCCGGCATCCAGGATTTCGTCAACCAGGTCGTCGATTTCGCGGGCAGCGACGCCGCCATGAGCGACGAGGAGATCGCGCAGGCCAAGAGCGGCGTCGTGCTGCTGCCCATGACCGCGGGCGAGGTCGTTCTGACCTACAACCTCGATGGTGTCGAGGAGCTGAAGCTCCCGCGCGACGTCTATCCGGCCATCTTCTCGGGCGAGATCACGAAGTGGAACGATCCGAAGATCACCGCAGCCAATCCGGGTGTCGAGCTGCCCGACGACGACATCACGGTCGTCGTCCGCTCCGACTCCTCCGGCACGACCTATGTCTTCAGCGGACATCTCTCCGCCGTCAGCGAGTCCTTCAAGACCACGATCGGCCAAGGGAAGTCGCCGCAGTGGCCGAAGAGCACGACGTTCGTCAAGGCACCGAAAAACGACGGCGTCACCGCAACGGTGAAACAGACCCCCGGGGCCATCGGCTATGTCGAATATGGTTTCGCAAAGCTGACGAAGGCCCCGAGCGCCATCCTCGAAAACCAAGACGGCAAATTCGTCGCAGCCGGTGCCGAGAGCGGCGCTGCGGCGTTGGCGACCGCCGAGTTCCCCGCCGGCAACCTGCCGGGTTCGGAGGTTCCGGATCTGCGCGCCTGGATCATGGATCCCGCCGGCGACGAGGCCTATCCGATCGTCAGCTACACCTGGCTCATCTTCCCGGAGACGCAGGACGCCGAGAAGGCGCAGGTCGCGCGTGACCTCGTCGAGTATTGCTTGACCGAAGGTCAGAAGAGCGCGGATTCGATGGGCTATATCCCGCTGCCCGCAAACGTGGTCGAGAAGGTCCGCGAGGTCTCTGCGCTGATCCAGTAG
- the pstB gene encoding phosphate ABC transporter ATP-binding protein PstB, with translation MSATAEAMAPRAAAFTPVGPTVIDCQLQKVFYGDFLAVRNSNVPIEKGKITGFIGPSGCGKSTVLRSLNRMNDLIPIFRFEGHVKYHGQDVYGKNVDPVVVRRYIGMVFQQPNPFSMSIFDNVAFGLRLNRYKGDIEERVQKALERAALWKEVKDKLNKSGLSLSGGQQQRLCIARAIATEPDVLLMDEPCSALDPIATRQVEQLMLELKERYTVALVTHNMQQATRVADTTAFFGVDISQGGRTGYLVEMGETRRIFEDPQEELTKQYVSGEFS, from the coding sequence ATGAGCGCAACAGCTGAAGCAATGGCGCCGCGAGCAGCGGCTTTCACGCCGGTCGGCCCGACCGTGATCGACTGTCAGCTCCAGAAGGTGTTCTACGGCGATTTTCTCGCCGTGCGCAACAGCAATGTCCCGATCGAGAAGGGCAAGATCACGGGCTTCATCGGCCCCTCCGGCTGCGGCAAGAGTACGGTGCTGCGCAGCCTCAATCGGATGAACGATCTGATCCCGATCTTTCGATTCGAAGGCCACGTCAAGTACCACGGGCAAGACGTCTACGGGAAGAATGTCGACCCGGTTGTCGTCCGGCGCTATATCGGGATGGTCTTTCAGCAGCCGAACCCGTTCTCGATGAGCATCTTCGACAACGTCGCCTTCGGGCTGCGGCTGAACCGCTACAAGGGCGATATCGAGGAGCGCGTGCAAAAGGCCCTGGAGCGCGCCGCACTCTGGAAAGAGGTCAAGGACAAGTTAAACAAGAGCGGCCTCTCCCTCTCCGGCGGTCAACAGCAGCGGCTGTGCATCGCCCGGGCGATCGCGACCGAGCCCGATGTCCTGCTGATGGACGAGCCCTGCTCGGCGCTCGACCCCATCGCAACCCGTCAGGTCGAGCAGCTCATGCTCGAGCTCAAGGAGCGCTACACGGTCGCCCTGGTCACGCACAACATGCAGCAAGCGACTCGCGTGGCCGATACCACCGCCTTTTTCGGCGTGGATATCTCGCAAGGCGGACGCACCGGCTACCTGGTCGAGATGGGCGAGACCCGCCGGATCTTCGAGGATCCCCAAGAGGAGCTCACCAAGCAATACGTCTCCGGCGAGTTCAGTTGA
- a CDS encoding proline--tRNA ligase: MRTSQFPIQTLKETPSDAEIASHRLMLRAGMIRKLAAGLYTWLPMGLRVLRKVEGIVRDEMDRAGALEVSMPAVQPAELWQESGRWDHYGPELLRLRDRHQRDFCFGPTHEEIITDLARNELKSYKQLPINFYQIQTKFRDEIRPRFGVMRAREFLMKDAYSFHLDDASLEDTYRQMHAAYSRIFSRCGLDFRPVLADTGSIGGNASHEFHVLADSGEDAIAFSDSSDYAANVELAEALALAKVAPAPQETVRLVDTPDARTIADLVEQFSQPIERTVKTLVVAASAESGSTLIALLVRGDHELNALKAEKLPSVAAPLRMASEAEIREAIGAGPGSLGPKDLRIPSIVDRSVAVTGDFSAGANQDGKHWFGLNWGRDLPLPEVADLRNVIDGDPSPDGSGHLRIARGIEVGHIFQLGRKYSQAMKANVLGEDGRATTLTMGCYGIGVSRVVAAAIEQHHDERGISWPAPIAPFQVALLPMKLGKSYRVREATNQLYEDLKQAGIDVLLDDRDARPGVMFADMELIGIPHRIVVGDKSLDDGQVEYKGRNDSETQLIPIEQIVGWLSARLRTG, encoded by the coding sequence ATGCGCACCTCTCAGTTCCCGATACAGACCCTCAAAGAGACCCCGTCCGACGCGGAGATCGCCAGTCATCGCCTGATGCTGCGTGCCGGCATGATCCGCAAGCTGGCCGCCGGGCTCTACACGTGGCTGCCGATGGGGCTGCGGGTTCTACGCAAGGTCGAAGGCATCGTCCGTGACGAAATGGACCGCGCCGGTGCCCTGGAGGTTTCCATGCCCGCGGTGCAACCGGCTGAGCTGTGGCAGGAATCCGGCCGTTGGGACCATTATGGCCCCGAGCTGCTGCGTCTGCGCGACCGCCACCAGCGCGACTTCTGTTTCGGCCCGACGCACGAGGAGATCATCACGGACCTCGCCCGCAACGAGCTGAAGAGCTACAAGCAGCTCCCGATCAACTTCTATCAGATCCAGACCAAGTTTCGCGACGAGATCCGCCCGCGCTTCGGCGTGATGCGCGCGCGCGAATTCCTGATGAAGGATGCCTATTCCTTCCATCTCGACGATGCATCGCTCGAAGACACCTACCGGCAGATGCACGCGGCCTACAGCCGCATCTTCAGTCGGTGCGGACTCGATTTCCGCCCGGTCCTAGCCGACACCGGCAGCATCGGCGGCAACGCCTCGCACGAGTTCCATGTCCTGGCGGACTCGGGCGAAGACGCCATTGCCTTCTCCGACAGCAGCGACTATGCGGCCAACGTCGAGCTGGCCGAGGCCCTCGCCTTGGCCAAAGTCGCCCCGGCCCCGCAGGAGACCGTGCGCCTGGTCGACACGCCCGACGCACGCACCATCGCGGATCTGGTCGAGCAGTTCTCTCAGCCGATCGAGCGTACGGTCAAGACCCTGGTCGTCGCCGCCTCCGCAGAGAGTGGGTCCACTCTGATCGCTCTGCTGGTGCGCGGCGATCACGAGCTCAACGCACTCAAGGCCGAGAAGCTTCCCTCGGTCGCGGCGCCGCTTCGCATGGCGAGCGAGGCCGAGATCCGCGAGGCGATCGGCGCGGGCCCCGGATCGCTGGGACCGAAGGATCTGCGGATCCCCTCCATCGTGGATCGCAGCGTCGCGGTGACCGGAGATTTCAGTGCCGGGGCCAATCAGGACGGCAAGCATTGGTTCGGTTTGAACTGGGGCCGTGATCTGCCGCTTCCCGAGGTCGCGGATCTGAGAAACGTCATCGACGGCGACCCCAGCCCGGATGGCTCGGGCCATCTTCGCATCGCGCGCGGGATCGAGGTCGGACACATTTTCCAGCTAGGTCGTAAATACAGCCAGGCCATGAAGGCGAACGTGCTCGGCGAGGACGGGCGCGCCACCACGCTCACCATGGGCTGCTACGGGATCGGGGTGTCGAGGGTCGTCGCCGCGGCGATCGAGCAACATCACGACGAGCGCGGCATCTCTTGGCCGGCGCCGATCGCGCCCTTCCAGGTCGCACTCTTGCCGATGAAGCTCGGCAAATCCTACCGCGTCCGAGAGGCGACGAATCAGCTCTACGAGGATCTCAAGCAGGCCGGCATCGACGTCCTGCTCGACGATCGCGACGCCCGCCCCGGCGTGATGTTTGCCGACATGGAGCTGATCGGCATCCCGCATCGCATCGTGGTCGGCGACAAGTCGCTCGACGACGGACAGGTCGAGTACAAAGGCCGCAACGACAGCGAGACCCAGCTTATCCCGATCGAGCAGATCGTCGGCTGGCTATCGGCGCGGCTTCGGACGGGCTGA
- the fabA gene encoding 3-hydroxyacyl-[acyl-carrier-protein] dehydratase FabA — MTKEASFDRDALLACGHGEMFGPGNAQLPVPNMLMMDRVLRIADFGGANGKGEILAELDIKPDLWFFQCHFPGDPVMPGCLGLDALWQLVGFYLAWIGNPGHGRALGVGEVKFTGQVLPTASKVTYHIDMKRVISRKLVLGIGDGVVQVDGRTIYTAKDLRVGLFTSTEGF; from the coding sequence ATGACGAAAGAAGCCTCCTTCGACCGCGACGCACTGCTTGCCTGCGGACACGGCGAGATGTTCGGTCCGGGCAATGCCCAATTGCCCGTGCCGAACATGCTGATGATGGATCGGGTGCTGCGTATCGCCGATTTCGGCGGCGCCAACGGTAAGGGCGAGATCCTCGCCGAGCTGGACATCAAGCCCGATCTCTGGTTTTTTCAGTGCCATTTTCCCGGCGACCCGGTCATGCCCGGATGTCTGGGCCTGGACGCGCTCTGGCAGCTCGTCGGCTTCTATCTCGCCTGGATCGGCAACCCTGGACACGGCCGGGCGCTCGGCGTCGGCGAGGTCAAGTTCACCGGGCAGGTCCTCCCGACGGCGAGCAAGGTCACCTATCACATCGACATGAAACGGGTCATCTCGCGCAAGCTCGTGCTCGGCATCGGCGACGGCGTGGTGCAGGTGGATGGGCGCACCATCTATACGGCAAAAGATCTGCGGGTGGGGCTCTTTACCTCGACCGAGGGTTTCTAA
- a CDS encoding alkaline phosphatase translates to MKHRHLILSLSATALLAAATSASAALPKYVFFFLGDGMSNTQIQATEAYLTTINGGEATVAEDLMRPENRLNMTKMPVAGMQTTYDAYALMTDSASSATAFASGLKTKSGVINMDPETQSVCYKSIAELAHESGRKVGVISSVSLNHATPATYYASVTNRGLMNNIATQLAESGYEFFGGGGLVAPEGPARSGDTDNNIWNLLSANGYTVLNDRSSILSLKTQPMDKVVAINPTLDRSSAMPYAIDRPEGNLSLKEMVEVAIANLEDRPKKRWDKERGSARKGFFLMVEGGKIDWAGHANDAVANIGDILDFDAAVGVAIEFASRHPNETLIVVTGDHETGGMTVGHATTAYTAYYDRLLGQKNSYEHFQANQWAEHKAANSESICAGDGWQASNNLEQDTVMLGLIADVFGLDWADLNTYQKEKLEDAYDKSMCGADDNSTDENKLLYGGYEPVIVTITHLLNERASIGWTSYSHTGVPVPLYAQGWAAERLAGFYDNTDIAKRLAKIMRLPEMPVTKTCP, encoded by the coding sequence GTGAAACACCGACATCTGATCCTCAGTCTGTCCGCCACCGCGTTGCTTGCAGCAGCGACATCGGCAAGCGCGGCGCTGCCGAAGTATGTGTTCTTCTTCCTCGGCGACGGCATGTCGAATACCCAGATCCAAGCCACCGAGGCCTATTTGACGACCATCAACGGCGGGGAGGCGACGGTCGCGGAAGACCTCATGCGCCCAGAGAACCGGCTCAACATGACCAAAATGCCCGTTGCGGGCATGCAGACGACCTATGATGCCTACGCCTTGATGACGGACTCGGCATCCTCGGCGACGGCCTTCGCGAGTGGGCTCAAGACCAAGAGCGGCGTGATCAACATGGACCCCGAGACGCAATCGGTCTGTTACAAGAGCATCGCCGAGCTCGCCCACGAAAGCGGCAGGAAGGTCGGGGTGATCAGCAGCGTCTCTCTGAATCACGCAACACCGGCCACCTATTACGCCAGCGTGACGAATCGCGGCTTGATGAACAACATCGCGACTCAGCTGGCCGAGAGCGGGTACGAGTTTTTCGGCGGCGGCGGTTTGGTCGCACCGGAGGGACCAGCGCGCTCGGGCGATACCGACAATAATATTTGGAATCTGCTGAGCGCCAACGGCTACACGGTCCTCAACGACCGCTCGTCCATCTTGTCGCTCAAGACTCAACCGATGGACAAGGTGGTCGCGATCAACCCCACACTCGATCGCAGCTCTGCCATGCCGTACGCCATCGACCGCCCGGAGGGCAATCTCTCGCTGAAGGAGATGGTCGAGGTCGCGATCGCCAATCTCGAAGATCGCCCGAAGAAACGCTGGGACAAGGAGCGCGGCTCGGCCCGCAAAGGCTTCTTCCTGATGGTCGAAGGCGGCAAGATCGACTGGGCCGGCCATGCGAACGACGCGGTCGCCAATATCGGCGACATCTTGGATTTCGACGCCGCGGTCGGGGTCGCCATCGAGTTCGCCAGCCGGCATCCGAACGAAACCCTCATCGTCGTCACGGGCGATCACGAGACCGGCGGCATGACCGTCGGCCATGCGACGACCGCCTATACGGCCTATTACGATCGTTTGCTCGGTCAGAAGAACAGCTACGAGCACTTCCAAGCGAACCAATGGGCCGAGCACAAGGCCGCCAACAGCGAGAGCATCTGCGCGGGCGACGGCTGGCAGGCATCGAACAACCTCGAGCAGGATACGGTCATGCTCGGACTCATCGCCGATGTCTTCGGCCTCGATTGGGCAGATCTGAACACCTATCAGAAGGAGAAGCTCGAAGACGCCTATGACAAGTCCATGTGCGGCGCCGATGACAACAGCACGGACGAGAACAAGCTCCTCTACGGCGGCTACGAGCCGGTCATCGTCACCATCACCCATCTGCTCAACGAGCGCGCCAGCATCGGCTGGACGTCCTACTCCCACACCGGCGTACCCGTACCCCTGTACGCACAGGGATGGGCTGCCGAGCGCTTGGCGGGCTTCTACGACAACACGGACATCGCCAAGCGCCTCGCCAAGATCATGCGTTTGCCCGAGATGCCGGTCACGAAAACATGCCCTTGA